A genomic region of Zea mays cultivar B73 chromosome 6, Zm-B73-REFERENCE-NAM-5.0, whole genome shotgun sequence contains the following coding sequences:
- the LOC111589571 gene encoding protein MAINTENANCE OF MERISTEMS-like, with translation MAQFHLLDPHYDEHHRGRLTAEGEVLPVLRVRTHDRFLEEMRYDERYTPLLQRAGLDVLSYQVRRGLPTFNPAALTALVDRWRPETHTFHLPCGEMTVTLEDCQKILGLSIMGRPVTGQASPGGWRQRVEAFLGRLLPDELRGSHNTGVPLTWLRQSFGQCPPGADEQTVGYHC, from the exons ATGGCGCAGTTCCACTTGCTGGACCCTCACTACGACGAGCACCACAGGGGCCGTCTCACCGCAGAGGGAGAG GTGTTGCCCGTTCTGCGGGTCCGGACCCACGACCGGTTTCTGGAGGAGATGAGGTACGATGAGAGGTACACTCCTCTCCTACAGAGGGCTGGCTTGGACGTCTTATCGTATCAGGTCCGCCGTGGGCTGCCCACTTTCAACCCAGCGGCGTTGACGGCTCTGGTCGACAG GTGGCGGCCAGAGACTCACACTTTCCACCTTCCCTGCGGTGAGATGACTGTGACGCTTGAAGATTGCCAGAAGATTCTTGGTCTCAGCATTATGggtcgtccagtgaccggtcaggcaTCACCAGGCGGTTGGAGGCAGAGGGTGGAGGCCTTTCTTGGGAGACTGCTTCCGGATGAGCTACGAGGTAGCCACAACACCGGAGTCCCACTGACCTGGCTTAGGCAGAGCTTTGGGCAGTGTCCACCTGGTGCAGATGAGCAGACGGTTGGATACCATTGTTGA